The nucleotide sequence AATCTTATTACAAAAATATTAAATAATGATTGCGGTTCTACAAAAAGTTTCAGAAGCTTCGGTATTAATTGATAAAAAAATCAAAAGCAGGATAAACAATGGCTTGCTCATCCTTCTGGGCATTACCCATGAAGACACTGAGGATGATATAGTATGGCTAAGCAAGAAAATTGTACAAATGCGTATCTTTTCTGATAAAGAGGGCAAAATGAACCTTTCGGTAAAAGATATACAAGGCGAAATAATTGTGGTCAGCCAATTTACCCTTCATGCCAGTACAAAAAAAGGCAACCGGCCATCTTTCACCAATGCAGCTCCGCCACCGATTGCCATCCCACTCTATGAGCAATTTGTTAATATCTTATCTATTAACTTAGGTAAAAATGTACAAACGGGAGAATTCGGGGCAGACATGAAAGTATCCCTTACCAATGATGGCCCCGTAACTATAATAATTGATTCTAAAAACAGGATTTAATAATGACTATTGAAGAAGCACAGAAAAAAGTTGATGAATGGATAAACACTACAGGTGTCCGTTACTTCAATGAGCTAACCAATATGGCTATCCTCACAGAAGAAGTGGGAGAAGTTGCAAGGATTATATCACGAAAATACGGTGAGCAGTCATTAAAAGAAAGTGACAAAGACAAAAACCTCAGTGACGAAATGGCTGATGTAATGTTTGTACTTATCTGCCTGGCCAACCAGACAGGAGTTAACCTAACCGATGCACTGGAAAAAAACCTTGCAAAGAAAAGCATTAGAGACAAAGAAAGGCATAAGAACAATGAAAAACTCAAGTAGGCCTTGTATATATGAGGCTTTACTTCTTTTTCAATAGACAATAATTCTTAAATGTACCGATCTGCTTTCCACCTAAAACCTTTTGTTCAATAAAAGTCGTTAGCCGGTTTTTCAGTTTTTCATGCTTATGTAAATTACGTCCTTGCCGGACGTTGCCTTTATACTGAAGGCTTGATTTCCAGTAAAGCTCATTTATCTTGTCCTTCATTGCTACGGGATGGCTTCCATGAAAAACAGGAAGTTTATTTAATGGACCGTAGTCAAATTCCAGAGGGGTAGCCTGATTCATCACCTGACCTTTGTCAGAGCCATGGTGTAAGCTATCGTGATTTACTTTTTTGCTAGTCATCACTTCTGGCGGACGAACCCATCCATAATGGTAGATATCTGCACCAGCCCGGACTACTTTGAGTTTCTCTGTTCCTTCTTTACGGTAGTATTCATGCCAGTCCCCTTCTTTAAAATCTTGTATTTTCCGAAACGACTGTGCATCTCGCCATGGCCTTATATCTGGTCTATTTTTTATGACACGAATTTCTGAAGGATACCAACCATGAGCATTATGGTAGTGGTCATAATCTCCCCAAAAATGTTTGTAATCAAAAAGAAGTCCCTCTACTTCATCATCATGTTGAAATTCAGCGCATCTATTCTTAATAATTTCTAAGTCCTTTTCATGAACCACCTCATCGCTCTGCAGGTAAAACAACCAGTCACCCTTGCATGCCTTTCGGGCTATATCGGTTTGGCGAGCCAACTCTGTACTTCGAGGAAATTTTCTGGTATCCCATACCGTGTCAATAATCTTAATTTTAGGAGATAAAATAGAGGATATTTCATCCCTTGTCTTGTCGTCTTCGTCGCAGTCGCCAAGTGCTACTATGAATTCATCTACAATTGGAAGTATGGAAAGTATTGACTCCTTTATCGGAAAATACAGTTTAGTCGCATTTTTGGCCATCGTAAATCCACTAATTGTCATGATTGAGATTTCAGCTTATTGATTGTCTAATTTGAACCGCAAATTACTACATTTTCAGAAACCCTTAAAAAATTCCTGTTTTCCCAAAAACTATTGCATTACATTACATACCCAAGCATAATTATTACGTATTAGAAAAGAGAATTAATACCATTAAACAATTATTGTCTGGCAAAAAATGAGACATTTCAAAAAATATAAAAAAATAGCGTTAAACACAACTCTTTCCTGTTTGTTTTAGGTTTATAAATACATAATTTTACAAAAACTTAGCATTTCAGGTCTATCAGACTAATTATTATACAACAATGGCTTTAAATATAGAGATCCAAAAGACGTCCGGCTCGCGGTTAAAGGAAACAGATTTCAGCAATCTGGAATTTGGAGCAGTATATGCCGACCATATGCTGACCGTAGATTATGCCAACGGTGAGTGGCAAAACCCCAAAATATCTCCTTTCGGAAATATAAACATGAGTCCTGCAACATCTGTCCTGCATTATGGACAAACTGTTTTTGAAGGCCTGAAAGCATATAAGGATGACAACGGCGATATAGTCATTTTTCGCCCTTTAGATCACCATAAGCGTTTTAACCGCTCTGCAGAACGCCTGTGCATGCCCGAAATACCTGAAGATGTATTCATGGACGGACTAGCAGAGCTATTGAAGCTTGACCATGCATGGATCCCTAACCAAAAAGGGTGCTCTTTATACCTAAGACCTTTTATGTATGCCTCCGATGAGTATATAGGAGTTAGACCATCCAGAACCTATAAGTTTATTATATTCACATCTCCGGTATCTGGCTACTACAAAGGCAGTGTAAAAGTGTTGGTAGAAACTAATTTTGTTAGGGCAGCAGAAGGGGGAATTGGATTTGCAAAATCGGGCGGTAATTATGCAGCGTCTCTTTTGCCTGCAAAACTTGCCGGCGAAAAAGGTTTTCACCAATTACTGTGGACAGACAGCAAAGAGCATAAATACTTTGAAGAGTCAGGAACAATGAATGTCATGTTCCTAATTGGCGACACGCTTGTTACCCCTCCACTCTCTACCTCTATCTTATCTGGCATCACAAGAGACAGTGTGATACAGCTAGCTAAAGACTGGGGCGTAAAAGTAGAGGAGCGTAAAGTAAGTATTGATGAAGTGTTGGAAGCGCACAGAAACGGAACTTTAAACGATGCGTTTGGAACCGGAACCGCTGCTACCATTACACACATAGCAATGATCCACCATAATGGTCAAGATTATTATCTTCCTGATACATCAAAAAGGGAGCTTTCTAATAAATTGAACGATACGTTAAACGATATGAAACTAGGCCAGGCTGAAGACAAGTTTGGATGGATTTACAAATTAAAAGTATAATAAAAGGCTGTCAGTATTGGCAGCCTTTTTTGTTAAAACACTTTTTTTTAGCAAAGAGTAAGCTGACACATTGCGATAGCTAAACTGCGCGAAAAACTACAAATATCTCACCGAATAAATGCAAGCAAGTCGATAGCCTTATCTATATGAAATTCGTCACCGCCCTTGTACTACTACTGATTTTCGGAATATCTTGTGCCCCAAGACCACAGCAACAAACAACAGATGTCAACTTAGACGATTCTTCTCAAGTAATTCTTTTTACCAACCATGTAACAAGGTATATACACGGACAAAAGTGGCGACAACTACTTTACCATATCCATCCAACAAAAGGAATTACTTTCTCGCCCTACACGTATATAGACACATCAACAGCGGTTCAAATGCGTCCTGGTGGCCCTGAGGCATTCTGGACCGACACAACACGCACCTTGACCTGGGGATATGAAGATGGCACAGGGGAACCAATCCGTATGAACTTCAGGGAGTATTATGAAGAACACCTGTACCCGGTAAATTTCATGAACGCTGAAAAAGTAGCTTTTAACGAACAAATTGGCCAAGGGAATACGGTCAATAACATAGAAGAAGTTTTTCCAAATGCAGTGTTTACAGAATACCATTTTGCCGGTTTCAACCCTGAATTTGGAGGAATGGATTGGAGAAGCTTAAGAGTTGTTGTAGAGGCTTATGAAGGCAACCTATATGTGGTAGCATTAGTAAATGACCGTTGGACCATTTAGGGCGCGCTGAAAAACGCCCAAAATGTTGACTTATTTATATTTGTGTAAAAATTATGAGGGATAGGTGCAAGGTTTTTTCGGTTATTTCTTAATTTACCGTGCACAGTAAATTGAGAGACTTTTAATCCAATACTTTTTTTGGGCTAGCCACAAGCGCGCAATCTACTTTATGGCCTTACATTCAAAGTATTCCAATACGTCTTCATGTAAGGCCATGCCTATCTTGCACACTTGTGATTTTTTCAGCAGGCCCCTATCTAGAACCTCCGTTATCAAACGAGGCGTTGTAAATCCCAAAGTATTCTTATAAAAAACCGCATTTTACAGAACTAACTTTTCCAAGCCCCGGTTTTTCTTTTCATAATAAGCATTCATCCATCCAGATGAGAAAAGAACAAACGACTTCCAAAACCGCTACCAAACAACTTCTTCGGGCATTAAGTTATGCAAAACCTCAGAAGAGGACAGTCATTGGTATAATAACGCTTACACTGTTGGTCGCAGCAAGCGGTGTAGCAGAGCCGCTTATTATAAAGCATATTTTTGATAATTTAGGAACAGAAAGCCAAGCCTTAACCCAAGTAGCCATGGGCATCGGTGGATTACTAGCACTGAGCTTATTAAAAGAAACCTTTTCAGGGTTAAGCAATTGGTTAACTTGGCGTACACGAATTAATATCCACTATGGTCTGCTGGGAGCAACAGTAGAAAGAATACACCGCCTTCCATTAGACGCCCACCGCAAAGAAGGGGTTGGGTCTGTTATGACCAAACTGGAAAGAGGCATACAAGGCTTTATCACTGCCATATCAGAAATTGCTTTTAACGTATTGCCAGCATTGGCGTATTTGGTCATGGCCATCGTCATTATGATCCAGCTCGATTGGCGTATGACTATTTTGGTCCTGGCCTTTGCCCCACTGCCCACTATTATTGCAGCCTATGCAGCACCTTCTCAAACCGAACGGGAAAGGTTCTTGATGAACCGATGGGGAAAAATATACTCCAGGTTCAATGAAGTGCTTTCAGGAATTGTTACTGTCCGCAGTTTTGCCATGGAAGACTATGAGAAAAAACGTTTCTTGCAAGATGTAGATGAGGCTAATGACCGGGTAGTAAAAGGTGTTGGTTTTGACAGCCGCATAGGAGCCTTTCAAAATATTGTGGTGACCATGGCCCGTATTTCAGCCATTGCCCTAGGAGGTTATTTTGTTATCAAAGGCGAATTTCAAATAGGAACTTTAATGGCCTTCTTAGGCTATGTTGGGGGACTTTTTGGCCCTGTGCAAGGACTGACAGGCATTTATAAAACTACTCAAACGGCAAAGGTTTCCCTAGAGCATATCTTTAATATACTTGACACCCAAGACCACCTCGGAGATGCCCCTAACGCTATAGAGCCTGGGCCATTTAAAGGAGAAGTGAAATTTAGCCATATACATTTCAATTATAAAGGATGTGAAAAGCTATTGAACGGGATAAACCTGCATGTAAAACCTGGAGAATGTGTAGCCATTGTAGGCCCTTCCGGATCTGGAAAATCGACCTTAATGGCACTGCTACAACGTTTTTATGACCCTCAAGAAGGAACGGTTGAAATAGACGGCATGGATGTCCGCACGTTGAAGCAGCAAGCATTAAGAAAGCAAACAGGTGTGGTCATGCAAGATGCACTGCTGTTTAATGACAGCATAAAAAATAACATTGCTTACGGCCGCCCGAATGCTTCAGACAAAGAAATTATTGAAGCAGCCATTGCCGCCAACGCCCATGAGTTTATTATGAAAATGGAAGATGGTTACAATACTATATTAGGCGAAAAAGGCAATGGACTTTCTGTCGGAGAAAGGCAAAGAATAGCCATAGCACGCGCCTTGCTCAAAAGCCCGCCTATCCTGATCTTGGACGAAGCTACTTCTGCACTAGACGCGGAACTGGAAGCGAAGGTCCAAGAGGCC is from Cytophagaceae bacterium ABcell3 and encodes:
- the dtd gene encoding D-aminoacyl-tRNA deacylase; its protein translation is MIAVLQKVSEASVLIDKKIKSRINNGLLILLGITHEDTEDDIVWLSKKIVQMRIFSDKEGKMNLSVKDIQGEIIVVSQFTLHASTKKGNRPSFTNAAPPPIAIPLYEQFVNILSINLGKNVQTGEFGADMKVSLTNDGPVTIIIDSKNRI
- a CDS encoding nucleotide pyrophosphohydrolase produces the protein MTIEEAQKKVDEWINTTGVRYFNELTNMAILTEEVGEVARIISRKYGEQSLKESDKDKNLSDEMADVMFVLICLANQTGVNLTDALEKNLAKKSIRDKERHKNNEKLK
- a CDS encoding glycosyltransferase family 2 protein; protein product: MTISGFTMAKNATKLYFPIKESILSILPIVDEFIVALGDCDEDDKTRDEISSILSPKIKIIDTVWDTRKFPRSTELARQTDIARKACKGDWLFYLQSDEVVHEKDLEIIKNRCAEFQHDDEVEGLLFDYKHFWGDYDHYHNAHGWYPSEIRVIKNRPDIRPWRDAQSFRKIQDFKEGDWHEYYRKEGTEKLKVVRAGADIYHYGWVRPPEVMTSKKVNHDSLHHGSDKGQVMNQATPLEFDYGPLNKLPVFHGSHPVAMKDKINELYWKSSLQYKGNVRQGRNLHKHEKLKNRLTTFIEQKVLGGKQIGTFKNYCLLKKK
- a CDS encoding branched-chain amino acid aminotransferase translates to MALNIEIQKTSGSRLKETDFSNLEFGAVYADHMLTVDYANGEWQNPKISPFGNINMSPATSVLHYGQTVFEGLKAYKDDNGDIVIFRPLDHHKRFNRSAERLCMPEIPEDVFMDGLAELLKLDHAWIPNQKGCSLYLRPFMYASDEYIGVRPSRTYKFIIFTSPVSGYYKGSVKVLVETNFVRAAEGGIGFAKSGGNYAASLLPAKLAGEKGFHQLLWTDSKEHKYFEESGTMNVMFLIGDTLVTPPLSTSILSGITRDSVIQLAKDWGVKVEERKVSIDEVLEAHRNGTLNDAFGTGTAATITHIAMIHHNGQDYYLPDTSKRELSNKLNDTLNDMKLGQAEDKFGWIYKLKV
- a CDS encoding ABC transporter ATP-binding protein; protein product: MRKEQTTSKTATKQLLRALSYAKPQKRTVIGIITLTLLVAASGVAEPLIIKHIFDNLGTESQALTQVAMGIGGLLALSLLKETFSGLSNWLTWRTRINIHYGLLGATVERIHRLPLDAHRKEGVGSVMTKLERGIQGFITAISEIAFNVLPALAYLVMAIVIMIQLDWRMTILVLAFAPLPTIIAAYAAPSQTERERFLMNRWGKIYSRFNEVLSGIVTVRSFAMEDYEKKRFLQDVDEANDRVVKGVGFDSRIGAFQNIVVTMARISAIALGGYFVIKGEFQIGTLMAFLGYVGGLFGPVQGLTGIYKTTQTAKVSLEHIFNILDTQDHLGDAPNAIEPGPFKGEVKFSHIHFNYKGCEKLLNGINLHVKPGECVAIVGPSGSGKSTLMALLQRFYDPQEGTVEIDGMDVRTLKQQALRKQTGVVMQDALLFNDSIKNNIAYGRPNASDKEIIEAAIAANAHEFIMKMEDGYNTILGEKGNGLSVGERQRIAIARALLKSPPILILDEATSALDAELEAKVQEALDRLIKGRTTFIIAHRLATVVNADRIVVFKNGKIIETGTHKDLLNENGYYATLVERQTKGLLVA